ACAAATTTTATAAATATTACTTTTGAATTTTACCCACAATCTATTAAAATATAGTCAGTAATAAAAGAATCGGAGAACAGGTATTGTCATATAAGCTGAAAAAGATATTGGTATCATGTGGAACAGGAGTAGTAGCCAGCTCATTTATTGCTCAGGAAATCAGAAGCATACTTAATGAAACCAGACTGGATGCCGAGATTATGGAGTGTAAGGCTGCAGATATTGAAAATTTA
The sequence above is a segment of the Actinomycetes bacterium genome. Coding sequences within it:
- a CDS encoding PTS sugar transporter subunit IIB encodes the protein MSYKLKKILVSCGTGVVASSFIAQEIRSILNETRLDAEIMECKAADIENLYQDVDIIVSTTQLPPKISRPQISGIPFITGNQIGEAKQKLIDLLRD